GGGTCCTGAAGTTGCTATACATACACCAGTCTTGCCGGTCGCTCTTGCATAACCCTCTGCAGCATGGGCAGCAGCCTGTTCATGGCGTACCAGCACATGCCGGATATCCGAGTCATAAAGTGCGTCATAAATGGGAAGCAGGACACCTCCCGGGTATCCGAAGATAGTATCAACGCCTTCCCTGTACAGGCACTCGATGAGGGCTCTGGCGCCTGTCATTTTTCCAGTTGATTCTTTCATATAAATCCTCTGTATTATTTTTTAACTATTATGATCTGTGTGATACTTTGTTTATATAAGACGGTTTATTCCGTTCAGCATGGCCTCAACGGATGCCATTACTATGTCAGTACGTGCTCCCCTTGATGTGACCATCTTCCCGTCCTTTGAGAGTTTTACAAGTACTTCTACCAGAGCATCTGTGCCACCACTGATAGCATCTACATGATACTCTTCAAGCTGTACATCTCCAATACTTGCAACAGCCTTTCTGATACTGTCAACTGTTGCATCAACCGGTCCGTCTCCGATGCCTGCTTCCACAACCTCTCTGCCGTCTACTCTGAGCTTGACGGATGCGGTTGGAGTAACCCTGTTTCCGGAAACAACAGTGTATTCGTCCATGACGACCTTTGCTTCTCTCTGGATATTGAGTACGGTCTCGGCAATGGACTGCAGGTCAGCATCGGTTACCTTCTTACCGTGGTCTCCAAGTTCCTTCACACGGTCAAGTATCTCGTGCAGCTGCATATCGTCAACATCGAATCCCATCTCTTTTAATGCAAGTGTAACTGAGCTCTTGCCTGCATGTTTGCCGAGTACGACCTTGCGTTCCCTGCCTATGATCTCAGGCTTGATGGGCTCGTATGTGGAAGTGTCTGCCAGCAGACCATGTACGTGAATGCCTGCTTCGTGGGTGAATGCATTTCCGCCTATCAGTGACTTATTAGGTGCCACGGGTATGCCTGTCAGTCTGCTCACAAGCCTTGAGGCCTTGAAGATCTCTGTTGTATTAATGTCGGTCTTGCATTTATATAACCATTCGATGGTCATTACAACTTCTTCCAACGACGTATTACCGGACCGTTCCCCTATGCCGTTCATGGTCACGTGTGCCTGCTTTGCACCTGCCCTGAGGGCTGCGATGGTGTTGGAGGTCGCAAGTCCGAAGTCATCGTGACAGTGTATGCTCACAGGTGCGTTTACCGCAGAAGTGATATCTGTGAATATCTCTCCGGTCTTCTCAGGAACAAGCAAACCTACTGTATCACAGAAGCATAACCTGTCAGCTCCTGCATCTACTCCATCAGAGTATAATGATTTCAGGAATTCCAGATCAGCTCTTGAGGCATCCTCGCCACTGAGCTCCACGATAAGACCATGCTCCTTGGCATATTCGGTGGTTTCCATCGCCATCTTTCTTACGCTTTCTCTGTCCTTGCGTAATTTGACATTGATATGAAGGTCGGATACGGGTGCAACAAGGTGAATGGAATCCACATCACACTCAAGTGCATAGTCAACATCCTGCTTCATGATCCTGCAGTAGCTGCAGATCTCTGCATCCAATCCTTCAGCTACCACTGCTCTGATGGATTCGCGCTCACCTTCGGATGTTATGGCAGATCCTGCCTCGATCACGTTCACACCAAGCTCATCAAGCTTTGTGGCAATTGCCACCTTATCCTCGCTGGTAAGTGCTACGCCTGGTGTCTGTTCGCCGTCTCTGAGAGTTGTGTCTAAAAACCGGACATTTTCAAATAATATAATCCCTCACATTTTCTTGTCTGTTATCCAATAACAGCTTACAGGGATATTACGAAGTGCTATATATGTATAGCGATTAATCTATCACGATTTTACATGGGAGGGTGGACCTTTTGTGCAGAAGATTCAAGGTCCGTAATTTCTGCAACATCAGCAACGGACTGCGCCGCCTTCGGCGGTGTCGGTTGCACTGTTTTGTTGTTCAATCAAAAAAAGTAAGGGAATTAATCCCCTGATCAGAAATAGTCATTAACGTTCTGTATTGCCTTTGTCAGAAGGTCTGCACAGTACTTGAGATCGGCGACATCAAGTACTTCCACAGGTGAGTGTATGTATCTTGTTGCTACACTGAGCACTCCTGTGGGAATACCATCCCTTGTAAGGTGGATTGCGGTCGCATCGGTGGTTCCTCCGTCGCCCACGTCCATCTGGTAAGGTATATCGTTCCTGTCGGCAGTCTCCCTGAGCCATTTGAGTACCTGTGGGTTTGCTATGAGCCCGCGTCCGGATGCATCGACCACGGTGATAACTCCTCCTTTTCCGGTCTCAAGCACAGAGTCCTTCTTGTCAATACCGGGGTGGTCGCCGGGAATGGTTGTATCGATCGCGATGGCAACATCGGGGTTCAGTCCGTAAGCTGATGTACGTGCTCCTTTGAGTCCAACCTCTTCCTGCACGGTTCCAACAACATAGAGGGTTGCCTTGATGTCCTGTTCTGCCAGTTGCTTCATGGTCTCGATCACAATTGCACAGCCGGCTCTGTTGTCAAATGCCTTGCCTGTTATCTTGCCGTTTGCAAGCTTTTTAACTTCCATATCCATGGAAACCGGAGTGCCGACTTCTATGCCCATTTTTTCGGCATCTTCTTTGTCATTGGCACCTACATCGATGAACATATCATCTGATTTAATTGGTTTTTTCCTGTCTTCATCTTTCATCACATGTGGTGGTTTGGATCCGATGACTCCGGGAATCG
The window above is part of the Methanolobus zinderi genome. Proteins encoded here:
- a CDS encoding (R)-citramalate synthase, which codes for MILFENVRFLDTTLRDGEQTPGVALTSEDKVAIATKLDELGVNVIEAGSAITSEGERESIRAVVAEGLDAEICSYCRIMKQDVDYALECDVDSIHLVAPVSDLHINVKLRKDRESVRKMAMETTEYAKEHGLIVELSGEDASRADLEFLKSLYSDGVDAGADRLCFCDTVGLLVPEKTGEIFTDITSAVNAPVSIHCHDDFGLATSNTIAALRAGAKQAHVTMNGIGERSGNTSLEEVVMTIEWLYKCKTDINTTEIFKASRLVSRLTGIPVAPNKSLIGGNAFTHEAGIHVHGLLADTSTYEPIKPEIIGRERKVVLGKHAGKSSVTLALKEMGFDVDDMQLHEILDRVKELGDHGKKVTDADLQSIAETVLNIQREAKVVMDEYTVVSGNRVTPTASVKLRVDGREVVEAGIGDGPVDATVDSIRKAVASIGDVQLEEYHVDAISGGTDALVEVLVKLSKDGKMVTSRGARTDIVMASVEAMLNGINRLI
- a CDS encoding M42 family metallopeptidase — translated: MEELITKLSNAHGISGSEENIQAILEEELKPYADEIRTDKMGNLIVVKKGDGPSIMLAAHMDEIGLMVKYIDDDGFLRFVTIGGWFDQTLHSQRVIVHTKNGPIPGVIGSKPPHVMKDEDRKKPIKSDDMFIDVGANDKEDAEKMGIEVGTPVSMDMEVKKLANGKITGKAFDNRAGCAIVIETMKQLAEQDIKATLYVVGTVQEEVGLKGARTSAYGLNPDVAIAIDTTIPGDHPGIDKKDSVLETGKGGVITVVDASGRGLIANPQVLKWLRETADRNDIPYQMDVGDGGTTDATAIHLTRDGIPTGVLSVATRYIHSPVEVLDVADLKYCADLLTKAIQNVNDYF